TGAGGATTCCTCGAAACATTTCCGTTCAAAATCCTCCCGGCCGAAAAGATGCGTCACACGAAGCCCATTCAGGCTTGACCACATTCGGCTGGCCAGGTCCGAGTTGGCCGCGACGGCCCGCTCGCCGAGCGCTCTCACCTCCCGAGTTACAAGGGCCACGATGGAGGGTAGAATCGCCGCAATCAGCAAAGCGGCGATCGCGAGGCGCCAGGAAAGGAAAAACAGGAGCGGAACGAAAATGACGATCGTGCAGGCGCTTGTGACTGCGCTGAACAGCACCTTCAGAGCCTGGCTGGTGTACCAGGTCTCGGTCTCCAGCAAATTCATCAGATTTCCAGGAGGATAATCTTCCATCCTGGCATAAGGTACGTTCAAAATACGGGTAAACAAGCGAACGCGAAGATCGTGGCCCAGGCGTGATTCAACGTGGGAAAACGCGGCAACATCAGCGTAGCTGATCAGGTTCTTGAAGCAGATCGCGACGAAGATCGCCAGCACGACGGCTGGGAGTCGCCACCCTGGCGGCACAACGTCAATCACGTTCTCAAAGCGCCAAATCAGGGAGTTGTTGCGGGCGAGCGAGCCGGCGTGGTCCGTCAGCACACGAAGGAGAGGGACCAGGAGCGAGAGACTCGCGCCCTCCATCACAGACGCAAGCAAGCCCAAAACGACGACAACCGGCAGCAGCCACTTGTACCCTTGCAGCAGAGGCAATAGGCGGCGGACGATACCGATTTCGCTATGTCTCTTAGACGTTCCCATTAAGCAGCCTTGGAACAGGAATGCGGGTAGGCAAAAGCTTCAGACTACTTCGCTCCCCGCGAAACCGCCGCCACTCTCCGAGGGGCTTCGGATTATTCGGAGCTAACTGATGGACTTCAGCGGCATTGCCGCGGCGGGCGGCCGGGTATCTCCCACATGGGTCTCCGGCAGCGGTGTCGCTATGGAACTCTCTATCGGCCAGAAAACGTCCAAAAATGGATGGCTGGCCTGTTTTGACGGTCTGCGCCGGCGTAACTTGTGCAAGAAATGCTCGGCGACCCTCATCGGTAACTGGCGACCGATCAGGGCGAGCAGACACCAGGCCCCGCCCTCTCGAGCCGCGCAGGAAGTGAGGCCGGGCAATTTGCTCCAATCTTGATTGCGGACCGCCGCCGCAAGGATTTCCCGATGATAGACGGCCTGGCATTGACCCAGCCGGTACCCACGAAGATCAGTTCGGCGACGCCGCAATTCTGCAAGGACGATGGCTCCCGAACGCACCATCTGCCCGGAATCCCGGGACATGGCCGCGGCGTGACGTCGGTAAGCGACCAGGTACTGCGGCACGACGGCAAAGTTCCAGCGTTCAGCCAGCGCCAGGTGAAGACCATGGTCTTCACACCCTTCCGCACCCCGTGCGCGCAAGCTCGGATCGTAGCTGCCGGCAGCTTCAACCATGCTGCGCCTCATCACGGTGCTGCTCCCGTTACCAATGAAGTTGCCGGCCATCAAGCCGAAAACGACTTCCCGGCTCAAGCGCAGCCGGTGGGAACGGCAAAGGCCCAGAAAACGGCCATACTGATCGATGGACACAAACCACGCGTATGAAAGGGCTGTCTCGGGCCCCGCCGCCCTCAAAGCGTCCATTTGCAGGTCGAGGTTCCGGGGATGCCAAATATCGTCGGCGTCGAGCGGCGCAACGTAGTCACCGCGCGCCTCGGCGATACCCCGATTGCGTGCCGCAGCCACTCCGGCATTTCGTTGATGAACAACACGGACCCTCTTGTCAACATGGGCCACCGCTTCGGCGATTTCGGGTGTAGCGTCGGTCGAGCCGTCATCAACGACGATGATCTCGATGTTGCCGTAAGTCTGCGCCCGCGCTGACGACAATGTCATGGGCAGGAAGCGCTGGGCGTTATAGGCGGGTATGATGACGGAAACCAGTTCCGTACGTCCTGCGTTTGCGCTCTCTTGGGCCATAAAGAACTTCCGGCCTAAACGCCGTGGCCTGGGAAGAAACGGAATTGCGGGGTGATCCACTCCTCTGGGATTCCGCTGGCCTATGTAAAGAATGGGGCGGGAGATTGTCTGACAAGCAATCGTCAGCATTCAAGAACTGACGGTAACAACTCCAGGAATATTCATGGACCGGGCGTGACGGGCGAGACTGGTGTAGGAGTTGCACCACCGCCAGAAGTAGCGGACACGACGGCCCAGGCTAGAAGTCCTGCTCCAGCCGCAAGCCCGACATAGAAAAGCACGGGCGGTACGCGCTTAAGGTGTCTCTGTCCGCCCTGATCGTCCTGTGGAGCTCTTTCTTCGCGGGCTAAGATTTTGATGGTCTTGCCTTTGGTTACTCGCTGCGTGGCGCCGGCCTTCTCCACTTCCAACGCTCCGTCCTTGGCCGTCACTGTCAAAAACCCGTCAGCCATTGCGAGGTCCCCCAGCGTCTGGTAATCCTTCAACGGAGCTACGGTTACTTCGCCAGCCTTTACCCGGAACATTCTGCTGGACTGCGGATGATACAGTGACAGGTTCCCTTGTGACAGAGAGACGGTCACGGCGTCGGCATCGCGCAGGAACGAAGCTTCTGTTTCGCGTCCAAGGAGCATGCGATTCCCCTGCTCCAATGTCACCACGGCAAGGCCGTTCCTCACCTGCAGGCTGTCGCCACTCAGCAGCGTGGTATGCGGCAGCGGCACCTGCCCATCAATCGTGGCATTTTTGCTTCCCATCAAGGCGCCGACGGGCATTGAACCCCCGATCCCTACGGTCACGGTCAACAGCACAGACACGAAAATCAACAGCGCTGTATCGAAACGGTTCCTTTTCATTTTGCACCGCCTTCACTTACTCTCTGGTATATCAGTTCTCAGACATGAAAATCAATCCGGCAGTCCGGACCCCGAATGCTGCGCTTGCCAATCCGGCTGCCAGGCCGCGCCGCATGCCGGTAGCGGCCGGCCGAAGCGCTGCTCCTGGTCAACGTTTGAGTGTTACAACATCGGCAGCGCCAAGGGGAAGCGAGAATGTCACCACATCGCCTTGACGC
The Terriglobia bacterium genome window above contains:
- a CDS encoding glycosyltransferase family 2 protein translates to MAQESANAGRTELVSVIIPAYNAQRFLPMTLSSARAQTYGNIEIIVVDDGSTDATPEIAEAVAHVDKRVRVVHQRNAGVAAARNRGIAEARGDYVAPLDADDIWHPRNLDLQMDALRAAGPETALSYAWFVSIDQYGRFLGLCRSHRLRLSREVVFGLMAGNFIGNGSSTVMRRSMVEAAGSYDPSLRARGAEGCEDHGLHLALAERWNFAVVPQYLVAYRRHAAAMSRDSGQMVRSGAIVLAELRRRRTDLRGYRLGQCQAVYHREILAAAVRNQDWSKLPGLTSCAAREGGAWCLLALIGRQLPMRVAEHFLHKLRRRRPSKQASHPFLDVFWPIESSIATPLPETHVGDTRPPAAAMPLKSIS